A stretch of Aeromicrobium tamlense DNA encodes these proteins:
- a CDS encoding class I adenylate-forming enzyme family protein, with protein MVNIVSRIWAHADSEPDRVALRSPRTVTYAELRETNRRVAGAVRAAGLAPLDRVLFIAPTITEFPEVYYGLHAAGVTVTTMNVMSTSPEIGYVLDDSEASLVIAWHECADAAREAAADRGVEFWQLEPGLAFDAEPLQDAHDHAPDDTAIILYTSGTTGRPKGAELTALNLDATVDSFLPVLELTADDRFGTALPLFHVFGQAVCMNTALAIGASFSLLSPFSAEKMLDMVKSDQLTTVSGVPTMWNAMLHAQGDYTPEDFASLRMASSGGASLPVEIIRAFTERFGCTILEGYGLTETTGAATFNDIHREQRTGTTGPTLPGTQVEIRDSEGRVLAPGEVGEVFIKGPTVMKGYWNRPDVNAKELVDGWLKSGDLGSVDADGYLTIVDRVKDLVIRGGYNVYPREVEEVLYEHPGIVEVAVVGIPDDHYGEEIAAVIASAPGHELNGDEIRTWAKQRLSAYKVPRIYSFVDALPKGATGKILKRSIDKSALRELAESAARAR; from the coding sequence ATGGTCAACATCGTTTCGCGGATCTGGGCCCACGCCGACTCCGAGCCGGACCGGGTCGCGCTCCGTTCGCCGCGCACCGTGACGTACGCGGAGCTGCGTGAGACGAACCGCCGCGTCGCGGGCGCCGTGCGCGCCGCCGGGCTCGCGCCGCTGGACCGCGTGCTGTTCATCGCGCCGACGATCACCGAGTTCCCCGAGGTCTACTACGGCCTCCACGCCGCCGGCGTGACCGTGACGACGATGAACGTCATGTCGACGTCCCCCGAGATCGGCTACGTCCTCGACGACTCCGAGGCCTCGCTGGTCATCGCCTGGCACGAGTGCGCCGACGCGGCGCGCGAGGCCGCCGCCGACCGCGGCGTGGAGTTCTGGCAGCTCGAGCCCGGCCTGGCCTTCGACGCCGAGCCGCTGCAGGACGCGCACGACCACGCACCCGACGACACCGCGATCATCCTCTACACCTCGGGAACGACCGGCCGTCCCAAGGGCGCCGAGCTGACCGCGCTCAACCTCGACGCCACGGTCGACTCTTTCCTGCCCGTGCTCGAGCTCACCGCCGACGACCGCTTCGGCACGGCGCTCCCGCTGTTCCACGTCTTCGGCCAGGCCGTCTGCATGAACACGGCGCTCGCGATCGGCGCCTCCTTCTCGCTGCTGTCGCCGTTCAGCGCCGAGAAGATGCTCGACATGGTCAAGAGCGACCAGCTGACCACCGTCTCGGGCGTTCCGACGATGTGGAACGCGATGCTGCACGCGCAGGGCGACTACACGCCCGAGGACTTCGCCTCGCTGCGGATGGCCTCGTCGGGCGGCGCCTCGCTGCCGGTGGAGATCATCCGCGCCTTCACCGAGCGCTTCGGCTGCACGATCCTCGAGGGCTACGGCCTCACCGAGACCACCGGTGCGGCGACCTTCAACGACATCCACCGCGAGCAGCGGACTGGCACCACCGGCCCGACCCTGCCCGGCACGCAGGTCGAGATCCGCGACTCGGAGGGCCGCGTGCTGGCACCTGGCGAGGTCGGCGAGGTCTTCATCAAGGGCCCGACGGTCATGAAGGGCTACTGGAACCGTCCTGACGTCAACGCGAAGGAGCTCGTCGACGGCTGGCTGAAGTCCGGCGACCTCGGCTCGGTCGACGCCGACGGCTACCTGACGATCGTCGACCGCGTGAAGGACCTCGTGATCCGCGGCGGCTACAACGTGTACCCGCGCGAGGTCGAGGAGGTGCTGTACGAGCACCCCGGCATCGTCGAGGTGGCGGTCGTCGGCATCCCCGACGACCACTACGGCGAGGAGATCGCCGCGGTGATCGCGTCGGCTCCCGGCCACGAGCTGAACGGCGACGAGATCCGCACGTGGGCCAAGCAGCGCCTCTCGGCGTACAAGGTGCCGCGCATCTACTCCTTCGTCGACGCGCTGCCCAAGGGCGCGACCGGCAAGATCCTCAAGCGCTCGATCGACAAGAGCGCGCTGCGCGAGCTCGCCGAGTCGGCGGCTCGCGCCCGATGA
- a CDS encoding acyl-CoA dehydrogenase family protein → MHFELSDTAKEYQAKLLAFMDEHVYPAEAVYHQQMAESGNPNFHPPILEELKAEAKSRGLWNLFHPHKDEAWGSPGLSNLDYAPLAEITGRSPYIAPEAINCNAPDTGNMEVLQLFGTEEHKEKYLKPLLAGEMASAFCMTEPAVASSDATNVELSMTPDGDEYVLNGRKWFASNALHANCKVLIVMGKTNFEAETHRQQSMMVVPIDTPGVTVVRGLPVFGYMDREGHAEILFEDVRVPKTALLAGEGDGFMISQARLGPGRIHHCMRSIGMAERALDLMIARAQSRTTFGEPVANRSNVQDWIAEARIEIEMIRLLVFKTAYLMDTVGNQKARTEIAAIKVAAPEIALKIIDRAIQVHGGGGVTDDFPLASFYAHQRTLRIADGPDEVHKRTIARVELRRMERELSRA, encoded by the coding sequence ATGCATTTCGAACTCTCGGACACCGCCAAGGAGTACCAGGCGAAGCTGCTCGCCTTCATGGACGAGCACGTCTACCCGGCCGAGGCCGTCTACCACCAGCAGATGGCGGAGTCGGGCAACCCGAACTTCCACCCGCCGATCCTCGAGGAGCTCAAGGCCGAGGCGAAGAGCCGTGGCCTGTGGAACCTGTTCCACCCCCACAAGGACGAGGCCTGGGGCTCGCCCGGCCTGAGCAACCTCGACTACGCGCCGCTGGCCGAGATCACGGGTCGCAGCCCGTACATCGCGCCCGAGGCGATCAACTGCAACGCTCCCGACACCGGCAACATGGAGGTCCTCCAGCTGTTCGGCACCGAGGAGCACAAGGAGAAGTACCTCAAGCCGCTCCTGGCCGGCGAGATGGCCTCGGCGTTCTGCATGACCGAGCCCGCGGTCGCCAGCTCGGACGCCACCAACGTCGAGCTCAGCATGACCCCCGACGGCGACGAGTACGTCCTCAACGGCCGCAAGTGGTTCGCCTCGAACGCCCTGCACGCCAACTGCAAGGTGCTCATCGTCATGGGCAAGACCAACTTCGAGGCCGAGACGCACCGTCAGCAGTCGATGATGGTCGTCCCGATCGACACCCCCGGCGTCACGGTCGTCCGCGGCCTGCCGGTCTTCGGCTACATGGACCGCGAGGGCCACGCCGAGATCCTCTTCGAGGACGTCCGCGTGCCCAAGACCGCGCTGCTCGCCGGCGAGGGCGACGGCTTCATGATCAGCCAGGCCCGCCTCGGCCCCGGCCGCATCCACCACTGCATGCGCTCCATCGGCATGGCCGAGCGCGCCCTCGACCTGATGATCGCGCGCGCCCAGAGCCGCACGACGTTCGGCGAGCCCGTCGCGAACCGCTCGAACGTCCAGGACTGGATCGCCGAGGCCCGCATCGAGATCGAGATGATCCGCCTGCTGGTGTTCAAGACGGCGTACCTGATGGACACCGTGGGCAACCAGAAGGCCCGCACCGAGATCGCGGCCATCAAGGTGGCTGCCCCGGAGATCGCGCTCAAGATCATCGACCGCGCGATCCAGGTGCACGGTGGTGGCGGCGTCACCGACGACTTCCCGCTGGCGAGCTTCTACGCCCACCAGCGCACGCTGCGCATCGCCGACGGCCCCGACGAGGTCCACAAGCGCACCATCGCGCGGGTCGAGCTGCGCCGCATGGAGCGCGAGCTCTCGCGCGCCTGA
- a CDS encoding DUF3253 domain-containing protein → MPRDTESERTPDGHFLVIGGRKWRATDPQIPDALRQELVDELMSARRAVKAGEPDARDRVGDAKVALGERGRPWWEEPTDHSIAARSTAAMRALLRKRGGSTICPSDVARVVGGEQWRDRMDAVRRLADDLAEDGVVVVTQRGEPASANTAKGPVRIGRGDRFA, encoded by the coding sequence ATGCCGCGAGACACCGAGTCGGAGCGCACCCCCGACGGCCACTTCCTGGTCATCGGTGGGCGGAAGTGGCGCGCCACGGATCCGCAGATCCCCGATGCGCTGCGCCAGGAGCTGGTCGACGAGTTGATGAGCGCGCGACGGGCGGTGAAGGCCGGCGAGCCCGACGCCCGCGACCGGGTCGGCGACGCCAAGGTCGCCCTCGGCGAACGAGGCCGGCCGTGGTGGGAGGAGCCCACCGACCACTCGATCGCCGCCCGCTCGACCGCCGCGATGCGCGCCCTGCTCCGCAAGCGTGGCGGCTCGACGATCTGTCCCAGCGACGTCGCCCGCGTGGTCGGCGGAGAGCAGTGGCGCGACCGCATGGACGCGGTCCGTCGCCTCGCGGACGACCTCGCCGAGGACGGCGTCGTCGTGGTCACCCAGCGCGGCGAGCCGGCGTCGGCGAACACCGCGAAGGGCCCCGTCCGCATCGGACGGGGCGACCGCTTCGCCTGA
- a CDS encoding ABC transporter permease: protein MKWRRFLVSRLVRLAFVLVAITTLTFLMMHLAPGDPARLVAGMDADEQAVQVARERLGLDQPMYKQFLDYIGGLFRGDMGTSFATSQPVTDEIAQKIGPTAQLAVFGMLIILLVGLPMGIIGAVLTRNGHRAFEIMFSSSTGAMASIPQYLIATFLAFFFAVTWQIFPVAGSGSLNAAVLPAIAIAIRPAASIARLVRVRTLEVLESPYVRTARSKRLPTRKLYLAHVFPNSITTMLAMGGVTFASLIGGAVIVEQVFARLGLGTTLVHSVLVGDYPVVQGIVLLLGFSVVLVNALVDIILGIVDPRTMEAGR from the coding sequence ATGAAATGGCGTCGGTTCCTGGTGTCCCGGCTCGTCCGGCTCGCCTTCGTGCTGGTGGCGATCACCACCCTCACGTTCCTCATGATGCACCTGGCCCCGGGCGATCCCGCCCGGCTCGTGGCCGGCATGGACGCGGACGAGCAGGCCGTGCAGGTCGCCCGCGAGCGCCTCGGCCTCGACCAGCCCATGTACAAGCAGTTCCTCGACTACATCGGCGGTCTCTTCCGCGGTGACATGGGCACGTCGTTCGCGACGAGCCAGCCCGTCACCGACGAGATCGCCCAGAAGATCGGCCCCACGGCCCAGCTGGCCGTCTTCGGCATGCTGATCATCCTGCTCGTCGGCCTGCCGATGGGCATCATCGGCGCGGTGCTGACCCGCAACGGCCACCGCGCGTTCGAGATCATGTTCAGCAGCTCCACCGGTGCGATGGCCTCGATCCCGCAGTACCTGATCGCGACCTTCCTGGCGTTCTTCTTCGCGGTGACGTGGCAGATCTTCCCCGTGGCGGGCTCCGGCTCGCTCAACGCCGCGGTGCTGCCCGCGATCGCCATCGCGATCCGCCCGGCGGCCTCGATCGCGCGCCTCGTGCGCGTCCGCACCCTCGAGGTGCTCGAGTCGCCCTACGTGCGCACCGCCCGCAGCAAGCGGCTGCCGACGCGCAAGCTCTACCTCGCGCACGTGTTCCCCAACTCGATCACGACCATGCTCGCGATGGGCGGCGTGACCTTCGCCAGCCTCATCGGCGGCGCCGTCATCGTCGAGCAGGTCTTCGCCCGGCTCGGCCTGGGCACCACCCTCGTCCACAGCGTCCTCGTCGGCGACTACCCGGTCGTCCAGGGCATCGTGCTGCTGCTCGGCTTCTCGGTCGTGCTGGTGAACGCCCTGGTGGACATCATCCTCGGGATCGTCGATCCCCGGACCATGGAGGCCGGCCGATGA
- a CDS encoding thioesterase family protein — MTTPARPTVDDLDALGTAMRLVAPPEFEDGNGHVNVCHYYRLHMEGSDLAFRELGFDDDYRHRTGHSVFSVEHHVRFLDESLVGDELSVHLRILGVGPKTVHGQTILANRSRGTVANTLEFLELHVDLSTRRTTPMPDDMVKPLEFLRDEHAALPWSLPLAGPLGVR, encoded by the coding sequence ATGACCACCCCCGCACGGCCCACCGTGGACGACCTCGACGCCCTCGGCACCGCGATGCGCCTCGTCGCCCCGCCGGAGTTCGAGGACGGCAACGGGCACGTCAACGTCTGCCACTACTACCGGCTCCACATGGAGGGCTCGGACCTGGCGTTCCGCGAGCTGGGCTTCGACGACGACTACCGCCACCGCACGGGTCACAGCGTCTTCAGCGTCGAGCACCACGTCCGGTTCCTCGACGAGTCCCTCGTCGGCGACGAGCTCTCGGTGCACCTGCGGATCCTCGGCGTGGGTCCGAAGACGGTCCACGGCCAGACGATCCTGGCGAACCGCTCCCGCGGCACCGTGGCCAACACGCTGGAGTTCCTCGAGCTGCACGTCGACCTCAGCACCCGCCGCACGACGCCGATGCCCGACGACATGGTCAAGCCGCTGGAGTTCCTGCGCGACGAGCACGCGGCGCTGCCGTGGTCACTCCCCCTCGCCGGTCCCCTCGGCGTCCGCTGA
- a CDS encoding class I adenylate-forming enzyme family protein → MNAVDRLWEHARNAPDSIALRVGEQSWTYGQVRDLVAAWAQRLTDAGIEPGDRVLLVAPTSQEFAVVHQAILAVGAIGVTVNSASTSVELEYFLTDAECSLAIAWHETVDVAQQAATATGIDLWTLEAGDIETGPGADLDLPRSMQPDDTGVLLYTSGTTGKPKGAELTHGNIVACAEIVSGTLESDSSDRVGTALPLFHVFGQICVMVATFQVGASLSLLRPFSGEGLLRMAAAHRLTVLAGVPTMWNAMLHADVEVSRDDLAGLTHALSGGAALPLAVADAFRERFGCRVLDGYGLSETTGAGTSAKLSPRRKEGSVGPALNRLEACVVDSEGNPVPFGERGEVALAGPVIMKGYWRRPEATAEVMRGKWFLTGDIGKQDEDGDIWILDRKKDLVIRGGYNVYPREIEEVLYTHPDLREVAVIGVPDDRLGEEVAAVYAPHPGRVVESSALRAWLEERLAQYKVPRIYHEVAELPKGSTGKILKRQLDRGSVLEHGMKVTRDRSAS, encoded by the coding sequence ATGAACGCCGTCGACCGCCTGTGGGAGCACGCCCGGAACGCCCCCGACAGCATCGCCCTGCGGGTGGGGGAGCAGTCCTGGACCTACGGCCAGGTGCGCGACCTCGTCGCCGCCTGGGCGCAGCGCCTGACCGACGCCGGCATCGAGCCCGGTGACCGCGTCCTGCTCGTCGCCCCGACCTCGCAGGAGTTCGCCGTCGTGCACCAGGCGATCCTCGCCGTGGGCGCGATCGGCGTGACCGTGAACTCGGCCTCGACCTCGGTCGAGCTGGAGTACTTCCTGACCGACGCCGAGTGCTCGCTCGCGATCGCCTGGCACGAGACGGTCGACGTCGCGCAGCAGGCTGCCACCGCCACCGGCATCGACCTGTGGACCCTCGAGGCCGGCGACATCGAGACCGGCCCCGGTGCCGACCTCGACCTGCCGCGCTCGATGCAGCCGGACGACACCGGCGTGCTGCTCTACACCTCGGGCACCACCGGCAAGCCGAAGGGCGCCGAGCTGACCCACGGCAACATCGTGGCCTGCGCCGAGATCGTGTCCGGCACGCTCGAGAGCGACAGCTCCGACCGCGTGGGCACGGCGCTGCCGCTCTTCCACGTGTTCGGCCAGATCTGCGTCATGGTCGCCACCTTCCAGGTGGGCGCGAGCCTGTCGCTGCTGCGTCCGTTCAGCGGCGAGGGCCTGCTGCGGATGGCCGCGGCGCACCGGCTCACCGTGCTGGCCGGCGTCCCGACGATGTGGAACGCGATGCTGCACGCCGACGTCGAGGTCTCGCGCGACGACCTCGCCGGCCTGACCCACGCCCTGTCCGGCGGCGCGGCCCTGCCGCTGGCCGTGGCGGACGCCTTCCGCGAGCGCTTCGGCTGCCGCGTCCTCGACGGCTACGGCCTCAGCGAGACCACCGGCGCCGGCACCTCCGCGAAGCTCAGCCCGCGTCGCAAGGAGGGCTCGGTCGGCCCCGCGCTGAACCGTCTCGAGGCGTGCGTCGTGGACTCCGAGGGCAACCCCGTGCCGTTCGGCGAGCGCGGCGAGGTGGCCCTCGCCGGACCGGTCATCATGAAGGGCTACTGGCGCCGTCCCGAGGCCACGGCCGAGGTCATGCGTGGCAAGTGGTTCCTCACCGGCGACATCGGCAAGCAGGACGAGGACGGCGACATCTGGATCCTCGACCGCAAGAAGGACCTCGTCATCCGCGGCGGCTACAACGTCTACCCGCGCGAGATCGAGGAGGTGCTGTACACGCACCCCGACCTGCGCGAGGTCGCCGTGATCGGCGTCCCCGACGACCGCCTCGGCGAGGAGGTCGCCGCCGTCTACGCCCCGCACCCGGGCCGCGTCGTCGAGAGCTCGGCGCTGCGCGCGTGGCTGGAGGAGCGGCTGGCCCAGTACAAGGTCCCGCGGATCTACCACGAGGTCGCCGAGCTGCCCAAGGGCTCGACCGGCAAGATCCTCAAGCGCCAGCTGGACCGTGGCAGCGTGCTCGAGCACGGCATGAAGGTGACGCGGGACAGGAGCGCCTCGTGA
- a CDS encoding ABC transporter permease — translation MKKHERRSSARQMFGAFLATPTGIVSGLILLGLTVLVIMGPNGFGDQAVVSDMSRSSEGPSADYRFGTDALGRDILTRTLAATRLSILYASAAVLFAMVVGGLIGGLIAAGGPRVRKVGGAVIDSMMGFGDILLAVVVVAIVGVGAKGAVLAIGVAFTPHFARFTYSLVDSVMVRDYMSAARVVGVNKSGIGTRYVGRNVADSLVIVTFTTVAEGIMAMSSLSFLGLGIQSPQFDWGQMLTDGVKNFYLNPYAALVPATLILITGLAVNLFGDAVARAVNPVLWNERPSLFRSKLRRNGAKALAAEPEITLDPGMETETRKGRP, via the coding sequence ATGAAGAAGCACGAGCGCCGCAGCAGCGCGCGTCAGATGTTCGGCGCGTTCCTGGCCACGCCCACGGGCATCGTCTCGGGCCTGATCCTGCTGGGTCTCACGGTCCTGGTGATCATGGGCCCGAACGGCTTCGGCGACCAGGCCGTCGTCAGCGACATGTCCCGCTCGAGCGAGGGTCCGTCCGCGGACTACCGCTTCGGCACCGACGCCCTGGGCCGCGACATCCTCACCCGCACCCTGGCGGCGACCCGGCTCTCGATCCTCTACGCGTCGGCCGCCGTGCTGTTCGCGATGGTGGTCGGCGGCCTGATCGGCGGTCTCATCGCCGCCGGCGGCCCCCGCGTCCGCAAGGTCGGCGGCGCCGTCATCGACTCGATGATGGGCTTCGGCGACATCCTGCTCGCCGTCGTGGTCGTCGCGATCGTCGGCGTCGGCGCGAAGGGCGCGGTGCTGGCCATCGGCGTCGCCTTCACGCCGCACTTCGCCCGCTTCACGTACAGCCTCGTGGACTCGGTGATGGTGCGGGACTACATGTCGGCCGCGCGCGTCGTGGGCGTCAACAAGTCCGGCATCGGCACGCGGTACGTCGGTCGCAACGTCGCCGACAGCCTGGTGATCGTCACGTTCACGACCGTCGCCGAGGGCATCATGGCGATGTCCTCGCTCAGCTTCCTGGGCCTGGGCATCCAGTCGCCGCAGTTCGACTGGGGCCAGATGCTCACCGACGGCGTCAAGAACTTCTACCTCAACCCGTACGCGGCGCTCGTGCCCGCGACGCTCATCCTCATCACCGGCCTCGCGGTCAACCTCTTCGGCGATGCCGTGGCCCGCGCGGTCAACCCGGTGCTGTGGAACGAGCGGCCGAGCCTGTTCCGCTCGAAGCTGCGCCGCAACGGCGCGAAGGCGCTGGCGGCCGAGCCCGAGATCACCCTCGATCCCGGCATGGAGACCGAGACCAGGAAGGGACGCCCATGA
- a CDS encoding SDR family oxidoreductase gives MDIHGKVAVVTGAGGGIGAALADALVAAGAKVVVADLKSDGVEAVAARLNEATPGSAVAVAGDVSQTAQIERLIAVAEESFGPVDLYFANAGVGGGVTLEASEEDWDLAHQVNVMAHVRAAKLLVPGWIERGQGYFVSTASAAGLLTQIGSATYSVSKHGAVAFAEWLAITYGDQGVAVSCLCPMGVNTDMLTGGAPITNETQRRAAQAVTDAGGVLEADEVAAIVLKAMESEEFLILPHPEVKVFQSRKAGDIDRWIAGMRRYQASLA, from the coding sequence ATGGACATCCACGGCAAGGTCGCCGTCGTCACCGGAGCCGGTGGCGGCATCGGAGCCGCCCTCGCGGACGCGCTGGTCGCGGCCGGCGCGAAGGTCGTCGTCGCGGACCTCAAGTCCGACGGCGTCGAGGCCGTCGCGGCCCGTCTCAACGAGGCCACGCCCGGCTCGGCCGTCGCGGTCGCGGGCGACGTCTCGCAGACCGCCCAGATCGAGCGCCTGATCGCCGTCGCCGAGGAGTCCTTCGGCCCGGTCGACCTCTACTTCGCGAACGCCGGCGTCGGCGGGGGAGTGACCCTGGAGGCCTCCGAGGAGGACTGGGACCTCGCCCACCAGGTCAACGTCATGGCGCACGTGCGCGCCGCCAAGCTGCTCGTCCCCGGCTGGATCGAGCGCGGCCAGGGCTACTTCGTGTCCACCGCGTCGGCCGCCGGCCTGCTGACGCAGATCGGCTCGGCCACCTACTCGGTCAGCAAGCACGGCGCCGTCGCGTTCGCCGAGTGGCTCGCGATCACCTACGGCGACCAGGGCGTGGCCGTCAGCTGCCTGTGCCCCATGGGCGTCAACACCGACATGCTCACCGGCGGCGCCCCGATCACCAACGAGACGCAGCGCCGTGCCGCCCAGGCCGTCACCGACGCCGGTGGCGTGCTCGAGGCCGACGAGGTCGCCGCGATCGTGCTGAAGGCGATGGAGTCCGAGGAGTTCCTGATACTGCCGCACCCCGAGGTCAAGGTCTTCCAGTCCCGCAAGGCCGGAGACATCGACCGCTGGATCGCCGGCATGCGCCGCTACCAGGCCTCGCTGGCCTGA
- a CDS encoding ABC transporter ATP-binding protein: MLELENVEVTYPGPPPFTAVKGINLSVPKGSTVGLVGESGSGKSSIARAAIGLTPVTSGRITLEGVDITNPKGKALRHLRSQAQLVFQDPHASLNPRMEIAMAVQEAVSVATGKRVTSQSCAATALDLLDKVGVPKAAVRRYPHQLSGGQLQRVSIARALALSPSLMILDEVTASLDVSVQARILNLLRQLQRELDVSMLYISHDLSVIRYLADHVYVMRHGEMVEAGTADAVFDAPQQEYTKALLSAVPTLGGSRWRSRRDPVAVS; encoded by the coding sequence ATGCTTGAGCTGGAGAACGTCGAGGTCACCTACCCCGGACCGCCCCCGTTCACGGCGGTCAAGGGGATCAACCTGTCGGTGCCCAAGGGCTCCACCGTCGGCCTGGTCGGCGAGTCGGGATCGGGCAAGTCGTCCATCGCGCGCGCGGCCATCGGCCTGACGCCCGTGACGAGCGGCCGGATCACGCTCGAGGGCGTGGACATCACCAACCCCAAGGGCAAGGCGCTGCGCCACCTGCGCAGCCAGGCCCAGCTGGTGTTCCAGGACCCGCACGCGTCGCTGAACCCGCGCATGGAGATCGCCATGGCGGTGCAGGAGGCCGTCAGCGTCGCCACGGGCAAGCGCGTCACGTCGCAGTCGTGCGCCGCGACCGCGCTCGACCTGCTCGACAAGGTCGGCGTGCCGAAGGCGGCCGTGCGCCGCTACCCGCACCAGCTGTCCGGCGGTCAGCTCCAGCGCGTCTCGATCGCGCGGGCCCTGGCGCTCTCGCCGTCGCTGATGATCCTCGACGAGGTCACGGCGTCGCTCGACGTCTCGGTGCAGGCGCGCATCCTCAACCTGCTGCGCCAGCTGCAGCGCGAGCTCGACGTCTCGATGCTCTACATCTCGCACGACCTGTCGGTGATCCGCTACCTGGCCGATCACGTGTACGTCATGCGCCACGGCGAGATGGTCGAGGCCGGAACGGCCGACGCCGTCTTCGACGCGCCCCAGCAGGAGTACACGAAGGCGCTGCTCTCCGCCGTGCCCACGCTCGGCGGCAGCCGCTGGCGCTCGCGCCGCGATCCCGTCGCCGTCAGCTGA
- a CDS encoding HAD-IA family hydrolase, producing MSDVEVVASAETPRAVLFDFGGVLTASVFASFERFSREVCAGDPHAVVNALSHDEAAQAALVDHECGRVEDEVFEEALAGALAAQGHTVEAAGLIARMQQDLHPDHAMTALVRRLKEEGVAVALVSNSLGRDCYTGHGLDELFEVQAISGREGVRKPSRRLYEVACERLGVRPAEAIMIDDLAMNIRAAQTLGMGGIVHSDAARTIPALAGLLGLDPEALGAEPATTGT from the coding sequence ATGAGCGACGTCGAGGTCGTCGCGTCGGCCGAGACGCCGCGCGCCGTGCTGTTCGACTTCGGGGGAGTGCTCACCGCGAGCGTCTTCGCCTCGTTCGAGCGGTTCAGTCGTGAGGTCTGCGCCGGCGACCCGCACGCCGTCGTCAACGCGCTGTCGCACGACGAGGCCGCGCAGGCCGCGCTGGTCGACCACGAGTGCGGCCGCGTGGAGGACGAGGTCTTCGAGGAGGCGCTCGCGGGCGCCCTCGCGGCCCAGGGCCACACGGTCGAGGCCGCGGGCCTGATCGCGCGGATGCAGCAGGACCTGCACCCTGATCACGCGATGACCGCGCTCGTCCGTCGCCTCAAGGAGGAGGGTGTCGCGGTCGCGCTGGTCTCGAACTCGCTCGGTCGCGACTGCTACACCGGCCACGGCCTGGACGAGCTGTTCGAGGTCCAGGCGATCTCGGGCCGCGAGGGCGTGCGCAAGCCGTCGCGCCGGCTCTACGAGGTCGCCTGCGAGCGGCTGGGCGTGCGTCCGGCCGAGGCGATCATGATCGACGACCTCGCGATGAACATCCGCGCGGCCCAGACGCTGGGCATGGGCGGGATCGTCCACAGCGACGCCGCGCGCACGATCCCGGCGCTGGCCGGACTGCTCGGACTGGACCCGGAGGCGCTGGGCGCGGAGCCCGCGACGACCGGGACTTGA
- a CDS encoding ABC transporter ATP-binding protein encodes MNDDTLLDVRNLSISIEGRDDVPPLVRDVSFSLKRGEIVGIVGESGSGKTLTSLAVSRLLPKGLSMTADRIDFDGHDLVNGSDRELRTVLGTNLAMVFQDPMSSLNPARKIGAQMIETVREHKGLSKKEARDLAIRSLEDVHITEPAKRLKQYPHELSGGMRQRTMIAMGLMGEPSLILADEPTTALDVTVQAQVMQLLCDLNDRKGSAVLLISHNISLLSEVCDRVIVMFRGEIVEDLTTAKLLSGPDHPYTRGLIRAVPDLNTDRNEDLVTIEDGQFDVEREMNHA; translated from the coding sequence ATGAACGACGACACCCTGCTCGACGTGCGCAACCTCTCGATCAGCATCGAGGGCCGGGACGACGTCCCGCCGCTGGTGCGCGACGTCTCCTTCTCGCTCAAGCGCGGTGAGATCGTCGGCATCGTCGGCGAGTCCGGCAGCGGCAAGACGCTGACCTCGCTGGCCGTGTCGCGACTGCTGCCCAAGGGCCTGTCGATGACCGCCGACCGGATCGACTTCGACGGTCACGACCTGGTGAACGGCTCCGACCGCGAGCTGCGCACCGTCCTCGGCACGAACCTGGCGATGGTGTTCCAGGATCCGATGTCGTCGCTGAACCCCGCTCGCAAGATCGGGGCGCAGATGATCGAGACGGTGCGCGAGCACAAGGGCCTGTCCAAGAAGGAGGCGCGCGACCTCGCGATCCGCAGCCTCGAGGACGTGCACATCACCGAGCCCGCCAAGCGGCTCAAGCAGTACCCGCACGAGCTCTCGGGCGGCATGCGCCAGCGCACCATGATCGCGATGGGACTCATGGGCGAGCCGAGCCTGATCCTGGCCGACGAGCCCACCACGGCGCTCGACGTCACGGTGCAGGCGCAGGTCATGCAGCTGCTGTGCGACCTCAACGACCGCAAGGGCAGCGCCGTGCTGCTGATCTCGCACAACATCTCGCTGCTGTCGGAGGTCTGCGACCGCGTGATCGTGATGTTCCGCGGCGAGATCGTCGAGGACCTCACCACGGCGAAGCTGCTCTCCGGGCCTGATCACCCGTACACGCGGGGCCTGATCCGCGCGGTCCCGGATCTCAACACGGATCGGAACGAGGACCTCGTGACGATCGAGGACGGACAGTTCGACGTCGAACGGGAGATGAACCATGCTTGA